In Mangifera indica cultivar Alphonso chromosome 7, CATAS_Mindica_2.1, whole genome shotgun sequence, the genomic window GTGGTATAAAGGATAATTTCAAGAACATcaaaaaagaaggaaatgatGGGAGTTACCGGCACTTATAAAACTAGTAAAACATAGACAACCAACTAGCTATATacaaaattagaatttcaaCTAAATTATTTCCAGTTATATGTATTAAACATAAGAAAAAGTCTCCGCAACAGTAAGTGATAGTAACAAATCATAGCAAGCGTGAAGTTAATTAACTCGATTTATGACAATAATACAAATGCCACAATATTCTATTCTATCAACAAAATCtctataattaaatgatataatcatcACTACTtgcatcaaaaacaaaattcaaatctagtttaaaaaattaaaataaattacataaaaccTGATCAACGAATCTTCAACATACGAGTGTTAAACAACACAAAAATCATCCAATTCATTAAGTGCTAAAAACTTATCAGTAAACGGTATAAAACAAATGCAGAAATTAGAGAGATAGAAAACTGAATCAAAGATGGTAAGGTGGGAACCTGAAACTAGTAGTTGAGTGTTGTTAgcagtaaaattaaatttacgaGAGAACTTACGCAGAGAGTGAAATAGTGTAGAGAGTGAGGAGAGTTGCAGAGACAGTGTAAGAGTGACGAAGATGAGATAAAAAACGCAAGAAAGATTCAAGGAGAAAGCACGTTGACTCAACACGACTGGCCGACTGGGAGATGATGCCacttaataaaaatgatattctaCCCATTGCAAGCTTTTAAAATACAATTTGGAAATTGGAAAATCAAGGGAAcgtgattttattaattattgatgtAACATGCACATTTCTTAAgcattaatttgaatatattgcAATTCTAATAAATTCGATTATATTATAGAATTGgtagtattttattatcaatttaaaattaaataattattttttattaataaaaagatatattctaattatttaaattttaaaaataaaattctcacTTATAGTTTAGAGTGACAATTAGacctataaaattaatattttatcaatttgttaaaaaaaatttatgataaaaacaaTAACGATGGCaaaaatagttaatatttttataattagagatagagataaaTGAATTCCAACTTGTCTCTTCCTTGGtttttaattctctaaattcttatatattgaattactcttaaaagttttaaattattacaaatataatttgacatttaataattattttattatttttttatcgaAGATGAGATAAGgaagggaagagaaaatttttccaCAAAGAAGAGATGGGGTTCCCTATCATCCTTATATCGAGAacgagaaaatatttttttttgtgaagaTAAGAATTAAGATATTCGATTTTTATCTATtcaattatcacttatattatcatCCTCCtctattaatgaattattttgatttttctaaaaataattattttatctttaaattaaaattataaaattattattaatatctaaattacaAGATTACCAATTACACTTAAATGCACATTAAAAAGAGACGAACATCTagatattaataaattgttttcCCGCTATCATAGGGAGTTGCCTTGTATTAGGCCAATTGtcaattatttcaaaaaaaaaaaaacaaattttgtcaGGGGaggataattataatataaagtgGATAAGGAGAGGGAGAGGCCCACGAGCCCAAAGGAAACTCCAAATTTTACTAGACTAACTGGCTGTGATGAGAATTAACAAGCAAGCCCAATATTTAGATGCCACGTAAACATGCACAGCGTCTTACAAGACAACCGTCATTGAAAGGCTATAAAACATGGAGCAAAAGAGAAGATGATAAACGAGAGATGGCAGTTTGTTCATCTTCATCGCTCTCTGTTTTCTCACCCAATTCACTTCCCAAAACCAGTTATAACTCTGAGCCCTCTGTAATCAATGTCAAACCAAGCAAAGCTTCTTATAATATCCGACCGTGCGCAAATTCCTGTAGTCGAAGGGGGTTCAGGAAGTTGAATGCGGGTGGGGAGCTGCATTTCATCGAGCCAGACCTCAACGAAGACCCGGTTGACCGTTGGGCCACTCCTGGTATCAGCCCTGTATGTACTCTTCTTAACGCTCACTGTATGCATAAATTATGCTGTAGACTCGTTtcattcaaaaatgaaaaactgcACAAATACATGTTTTGAGACTTATATGGAGCATCTTCTCTTTAACATGTATAATGATTTTGACACTTAAATATGTGTTGTTGAGTGCAGGAAGATTTTATATATGGAGAGTATGATGGACACCATACTTTCTTCGAAACCGATGACAGAGGTCAaaagtttacttttttattaaactataaCGGATTCATCCAATTTGTTAACTATTTCTTCAGCTGGGTTCATCTGGGTGGTCATTGTACTAATAATGCTGAAAATTTTATGCATAGGATCGTTTTGGGGGCAAATTGCTGAAGACATTAGGGCCGTAGAACCGCCAACAGGCTTTCAAGGTATCAATAGTAATGGCAGATCATTGATAACAAAGTTAACAAACACTACTATTTTTTGGGTAATCTGATTCTTTTTATTGTTCTTCAGGATTTATATCATGGGCTTTCCTCCCTGCAGTTGCTGCAGCAATGTATTTCAACGTTCCGGTAActctaaatttatatataaacctgTGATAGTTTTCACCATCGAGTCTGCATTTAATGAATTTAGATTTAAAGCTATGATAGAATTCATTTGTGATGTTTTAGGGGGATTACTTGTTCATTGGAGCGGCTTTGTTTGTTACAATTTTCACAATAATTCAGATGGATAAGCCGGCCAAACCCCACAACTTTGAGCCCGAGATATACAATATGGAAAGGGGAGCTCGTGACAAGTTAATCAATGCCTATAACACCATGAACAAGTGGGAATTCAATGAGAAATATGGACACCTCTGGGATTTCACTCAGAAGATGGACGAAAAGACAATTAGAGAGTTAATGTCCTCTGATGAATAGGGATTGTGATTGTTACTCTATAGGCAGCATTAGAATGCGAAGTATAAGTTGGAAAAATGTTCACTCTATCTTGTTATTTTGCAGACTATGAAGTCAATGAGTAGCTCATGGATCATAGAGTTAATGTCGATCAAGTTTAAGATATAATGTTTGTTGCAGGCTATAAAGAAGTGTCAAATAGGAGCCTTGCCAGAAAATTTGTCAAGGTCAAAGGTCATTTTGATTGGATAATCTAAAGCTTTCATCACTTTTGtacaaaaaatttgtaaatatgaaattgacCACATTACTTTTGGATCTTCAGTGCTTTCTTCACATAGATCTGCAAATGTTGAATGCATGGAATGTAGACCTTTCAATTGGGTCTGGGCTGTTCAAGCCCAAGTCTGAAATTTCTTCTTCCGGGCTTGAGTTTGGGGTAAATCCATTTGAGCTTTAGTTCAATCAAATACTTTCTTTTTCACGTTGAACTTTCGGACTTTACACctgttcaaatcaaattaacaGATTCAAATTTGTAGAAGCATAACTTCTTGTTCAAAACTGATGACTTAATACTGACAAATTTCTGATGTGAGGTAATGAATTATATATGGCGTCGCCTTTATTGACAAAGCATCTAGACTTTTGGTTGCTGACAGTACAAGATGGCCCTCTGCCTGCTGTATCCAACGGTAATGCAGGAAACTGTTGATCACTTTAGTAGTGACAATGAATTTCAGCAGCCTCACATCAGCTTAATCTCCCATTTGCACCGCTGCAATGAGGATTCGGTCAAAGGTCAGCCAATTTGTAACTTCTGTGCATTCGTTTTCTCCAATTGTGAAAATGACATCATCGTTGGATATTCGTCTAGAAGTTGGACAGATGTAAATTTTTATCAAGCCTTCTTATTTgcagtagttttttttttttttttaaaccattaaaatttcttcttgttCAAAGTGCTCGATGAAGGAAACATGTAGAGTTTGTCAAATaaggtaattaaaaaaatctggTTATGAAATTCAAGGAACTTATCCCGCACGACAAGGAATTAATTTGCTTTCATATTCAATTCAACTTAAGTGCAGAAGTGTCATAGTCGCCTTGGAATTCAAGGATTATGAAGAACTGGTCATTCACAGTCCTCCATACAAGATAATGAATAGATGTCAAGCTGCAAAGCTCACGGTTACCCTGCTGGCTGCTGCAGTGATTCTAAAGAAGGATTATTAGTTCATCAAATAAGCCGCCCTGTATATATAACCCGTTTGGCCTGCTTCAAGCTAGTTACATCTGTTCAACTGAAACTTCAATCTTATGCTCTCATCTTATGGTCATGGCTGCACGTGGTAGGAAAGATTCCCATTATATACAATGATCAAATGAATCCAAAATTTAGGACGATCAAGCTTTCTATGATGGTTTCTTTTGGTTGCGggtaaataaagtaataatgaaatattttagcaAAGCAGGGGCTGGTGCGTGGGTTTATTGTGGACTGAAGCAGTTAAgctgtaaatataatttaaggTTGTAGGACCCACATATCTTGAATGAGACTCAGCGATAAACATGGGCACCTTAGACCAGAAAAGTCTTGATGGCAGCAAGTTccagtttcattttttccacTTTCCAATCTGAAACTTTTTACATATATGTCCT contains:
- the LOC123220940 gene encoding photosynthetic NDH subunit of subcomplex B 5, chloroplastic, with product MAVCSSSSLSVFSPNSLPKTSYNSEPSVINVKPSKASYNIRPCANSCSRRGFRKLNAGGELHFIEPDLNEDPVDRWATPGISPEDFIYGEYDGHHTFFETDDRGSFWGQIAEDIRAVEPPTGFQGFISWAFLPAVAAAMYFNVPGDYLFIGAALFVTIFTIIQMDKPAKPHNFEPEIYNMERGARDKLINAYNTMNKWEFNEKYGHLWDFTQKMDEKTIRELMSSDE